The Sorangiineae bacterium MSr11367 genome window below encodes:
- a CDS encoding GNAT family N-acetyltransferase, giving the protein MRVRVHADLTEFWALAKPLYAADPVRHTVALTVIGNLVALPDPNEPAPLLVTLWEGDTLGGAAFRTNGRPLSAGAIPEGAVENVASALAVIDPDMIGVNGPRPVAEPFARAWAARQGVAFRETLLSRLYRLDTLAPPATAGHARLATDDDVPRLAAWYRAFAIEALGSQRDPGDDEAFVRRMLALGNGMMIWERDGDALASARASPLVDGMSRVSAVYTPPEHRCHGYGSAVTAAASQWALDAGASHVVLFTDSSNPISNSIYQRIGYRHVCDITEFTFEPAATLTNFAT; this is encoded by the coding sequence ATGCGCGTCCGCGTCCATGCCGATTTGACGGAATTCTGGGCATTGGCCAAGCCGCTCTACGCGGCGGATCCGGTGCGTCACACGGTGGCACTCACCGTGATTGGCAACTTGGTGGCGCTGCCGGATCCCAACGAGCCCGCGCCCCTGTTGGTCACCCTGTGGGAAGGCGACACGCTGGGCGGGGCTGCGTTCCGCACCAACGGACGGCCGCTCTCGGCCGGTGCGATCCCGGAGGGCGCGGTGGAAAATGTGGCCTCCGCGCTCGCCGTGATCGACCCGGACATGATCGGCGTGAATGGCCCGCGCCCGGTGGCGGAGCCCTTTGCGCGCGCATGGGCGGCGCGCCAGGGTGTTGCGTTTCGCGAGACGCTGCTTTCCCGGCTCTATCGATTGGACACGCTCGCGCCGCCTGCAACGGCAGGCCATGCGCGGTTGGCCACGGACGACGACGTGCCTCGGCTCGCCGCGTGGTATCGCGCCTTCGCCATCGAGGCCTTGGGTAGCCAGCGCGATCCCGGCGACGACGAGGCCTTCGTCCGCCGCATGCTCGCCCTCGGCAATGGCATGATGATCTGGGAGCGCGATGGCGACGCCCTCGCCTCGGCCCGCGCCAGCCCACTCGTCGATGGAATGTCACGCGTCAGTGCGGTTTACACGCCACCGGAGCATCGTTGCCATGGCTACGGGTCCGCGGTCACCGCGGCGGCCTCGCAATGGGCACTCGATGCGGGCGCCTCGCACGTCGTATTGTTCACCGACTCGAGCAACCCCATTTCAAATTCGATTTACCAACGAATCGGATACCGCCACGTCTGCGATATCACGGAGTTCACCTTCGAACCGGCGGCGACACTCACGAATTTCGCGACGTGA
- a CDS encoding amino acid adenylation domain-containing protein, with protein sequence MSADVEDIYPLSPLQQGLLFHVLYEPDTGVYLEQLWMTLTGSLDEGRLRAAWDRVIERHPALRTGFVWDGLDEPMQIVVPAGSARAAWQQGDWRGLDTAERDARLQRFLAEDRTEAFPLAEPPLMRLALFRTGEREHLLVWTIHHLVVDGWSLPLILREVGAYYEHRGATLALSRPYRDYIAWQRAADATEGEAFWRMELAGFTRPTRIGYQRETPGQAAPEGIYADLRAELDEEASAALRRMARAEQLTLNSVVQGAWAYLLSVHSGKTDVVFGATVSGRPTDLAGADEMVGAFINSLPVRASLQPDQIVADWLRDLQARQAKARQFEHLPLVRIQACAELPPGTPLFDTLLGFENYPLRENLFHGTAGGPALRLLGGCFHAHYPLTLLFIPDDRLGIHALYDTRRLDPDAVQHVLNQLSTLLRSIAQRPHRPLRELSLLSDGERTSLTRRHPADLPVPDVTLLDMVEAQVREHPDAVAVVAGTAQLRYAELDARASELAQRLRGAGCTRQTLVAVCVPRGLDLVVALLAVFKAGGAYLPLDPDNPRERLAFLLHDSAAPIALVHSETAASLPSFAGTTLLVDGPSPAEEGLGRGRLPTPDDLAYVIYTSGSTGTPKGVRVRHRNVVALFAATAAWTSFDHCDTWTLFHSPAFDFSVWEIWGALAHGAKLVIVPFEVSRTPERFAELLLEHRVTVLNQTPSAFRHLVRAIEKVPNDYPHRLRLVIFGGEALAPADVAPWFARFGHERPRLVNMYGITETTVHVTHHTLTDDGDTPLGQPLTGTRVHLLDPYGNPVPNGIVGEIHVSGPGVSAGYLHRPELTAERFRPDPFAERRDTRMYRSGDLARYRADGTLEFHGRLDEQVQIRGFRVELGEIEATLTQHPAVGEAAVLAHTVDGEPHLLAFLVPAEPEAAPVRRLRALTEGTEHERTTVDLPDGTTVFAVNRSETEFMAREIFTDAVYLQGGITLPEDACVIDVGANIGLFDLFVAKHCASPRLFACEPMPPLREVLERNLAVHGIPATVLPYGLGATEDTVTFGYYPYATVLSGQFADPAHERDVVRAFLVQQLESQGVHLDDDVLDELLAERLTTESHRCRIRPLSDVIAEHALTRIDLLKIDVEKSELDVLAGIRDEDYPKIAQMVIEVHDTNGRLARVTELLHRHGYRTTVLRDPQLTTTGLYNVYARRPDAPETASVAPPPRWRGATRLLADVRTFAAERLPYYMLPTRWTLVDRIPLTRNGKRDVVALSELAGQRPSAHAEYAPPIGKTETALAEIWTEILGVDRVGRADNFFALGGHSLLATQVVGRIRETCQVSLPLHQIFSNPTLSELAQAIERLPIG encoded by the coding sequence GTGAGCGCCGACGTCGAGGACATCTACCCGCTTTCCCCGCTGCAACAGGGCCTGCTGTTCCACGTGCTCTACGAGCCGGACACCGGCGTCTACCTGGAACAACTCTGGATGACCCTGACCGGATCACTCGACGAGGGCCGATTGCGCGCCGCATGGGACCGCGTGATCGAGCGCCACCCCGCCCTGCGCACGGGCTTCGTTTGGGATGGCCTGGACGAACCCATGCAGATCGTCGTACCCGCCGGCAGCGCACGCGCAGCCTGGCAGCAAGGCGACTGGCGCGGGCTGGATACCGCAGAACGAGACGCACGCCTCCAACGCTTCCTCGCAGAGGATCGCACCGAGGCGTTTCCCCTCGCCGAACCACCGCTCATGCGCCTCGCGCTTTTTCGCACCGGCGAACGCGAGCACCTCCTCGTGTGGACCATCCATCATTTGGTGGTCGATGGATGGAGCCTCCCGCTCATCCTGCGCGAGGTCGGGGCGTACTACGAGCACCGTGGGGCGACCTTGGCGCTCTCGCGCCCGTACCGCGATTACATCGCCTGGCAGCGCGCCGCGGACGCGACCGAGGGGGAAGCGTTCTGGCGGATGGAGCTCGCCGGCTTCACGCGACCGACGCGCATCGGCTACCAACGCGAGACACCCGGCCAGGCTGCCCCCGAGGGCATCTACGCCGATTTGCGGGCGGAACTCGACGAAGAAGCGTCCGCCGCCCTGCGCAGGATGGCGCGCGCCGAACAACTCACGTTGAACAGCGTCGTGCAGGGTGCGTGGGCGTACCTCTTGTCCGTCCATAGCGGCAAGACCGACGTCGTCTTCGGTGCCACCGTCTCCGGCCGTCCCACCGACCTGGCCGGCGCCGACGAGATGGTGGGCGCGTTCATCAACTCGTTGCCGGTGCGCGCATCGCTGCAGCCGGACCAAATCGTTGCCGATTGGCTGCGCGACTTGCAAGCGCGGCAAGCGAAGGCGCGGCAGTTCGAGCACCTGCCGCTGGTGCGCATCCAAGCGTGTGCCGAGTTGCCCCCGGGCACGCCGTTGTTCGACACGCTGCTCGGCTTCGAGAATTACCCGCTGCGCGAGAATCTCTTTCACGGCACCGCGGGCGGCCCCGCCCTGCGCCTGCTCGGCGGGTGCTTTCACGCGCACTATCCGCTCACCTTGCTGTTCATCCCCGACGACCGACTCGGCATTCATGCCCTTTACGACACGCGACGGTTGGATCCCGATGCCGTGCAGCACGTCTTGAATCAACTGAGCACCCTGTTGCGGAGCATCGCACAGCGCCCCCATCGCCCGCTGCGCGAGCTCTCCCTGCTCTCCGATGGCGAGCGCACCTCGCTCACCCGGCGCCACCCCGCCGACCTGCCCGTCCCCGACGTGACCCTGCTCGACATGGTCGAGGCCCAAGTCCGCGAGCACCCCGATGCCGTGGCGGTGGTGGCCGGCACCGCGCAACTCCGCTATGCAGAATTGGACGCGCGCGCCAGCGAGCTTGCCCAGCGCCTGCGCGGCGCCGGTTGCACGCGCCAGACGCTCGTCGCCGTCTGCGTGCCGCGCGGCCTCGACCTCGTCGTCGCCTTGCTTGCCGTGTTCAAGGCCGGCGGTGCGTACCTTCCCTTGGATCCCGACAACCCGCGCGAGCGACTTGCCTTCCTCCTTCACGACTCCGCCGCCCCCATCGCCCTCGTCCATTCCGAGACCGCCGCGAGCCTCCCGAGCTTCGCAGGCACGACGTTGCTCGTCGATGGCCCATCCCCTGCGGAGGAAGGCCTCGGACGAGGGAGACTCCCCACCCCCGACGATCTCGCCTACGTCATCTACACGTCGGGCTCCACCGGTACGCCCAAGGGCGTGCGCGTTCGTCATCGAAACGTCGTCGCCCTGTTCGCCGCCACGGCCGCATGGACCTCGTTCGATCACTGCGACACGTGGACGCTCTTCCACTCGCCGGCCTTCGATTTCTCGGTCTGGGAAATCTGGGGTGCCCTCGCCCATGGCGCGAAGCTCGTCATCGTCCCCTTCGAGGTGAGCCGAACCCCGGAACGTTTCGCCGAGCTCCTCCTCGAACACCGGGTCACCGTGCTCAATCAAACGCCATCGGCGTTTCGTCATCTCGTGCGCGCCATCGAGAAGGTCCCGAACGACTACCCCCACCGACTGCGCCTCGTCATCTTCGGCGGCGAAGCCTTGGCCCCCGCCGACGTCGCGCCTTGGTTCGCGCGCTTCGGCCACGAGAGACCGCGTCTCGTCAACATGTATGGCATCACCGAGACCACGGTGCATGTCACGCATCACACGCTCACCGACGATGGCGACACACCCCTCGGGCAGCCCCTCACCGGCACGCGGGTCCATCTGCTCGACCCGTACGGCAACCCCGTTCCAAACGGTATCGTCGGCGAAATCCACGTCAGCGGCCCCGGAGTCTCCGCGGGCTATTTGCATCGCCCCGAGCTCACCGCCGAACGATTCCGGCCCGATCCGTTCGCCGAACGCCGGGACACGCGCATGTACCGCTCCGGGGACCTCGCCCGCTACCGCGCCGACGGCACCTTGGAATTCCACGGTCGCCTGGACGAGCAGGTCCAGATCCGCGGCTTCCGCGTCGAGCTCGGCGAGATTGAAGCGACCTTGACCCAGCACCCCGCCGTGGGCGAGGCCGCCGTGCTCGCGCACACCGTCGACGGCGAGCCGCACTTGCTCGCCTTCCTCGTCCCCGCCGAGCCGGAGGCGGCCCCCGTGCGGCGACTCCGAGCGCTCACCGAGGGGACCGAACACGAGCGAACGACCGTGGACCTACCCGACGGCACCACCGTCTTCGCCGTCAACCGCTCCGAAACGGAGTTCATGGCCCGCGAAATCTTCACCGACGCGGTCTACCTCCAAGGCGGTATCACCCTGCCCGAGGATGCCTGCGTGATCGACGTCGGCGCCAACATCGGCCTCTTCGACCTGTTCGTGGCAAAGCATTGCGCATCGCCACGACTTTTTGCCTGCGAGCCCATGCCGCCGCTGCGCGAGGTGCTCGAACGAAACCTCGCGGTGCACGGCATCCCCGCCACCGTTTTGCCTTACGGCCTCGGCGCCACCGAGGACACGGTCACCTTCGGTTACTACCCGTATGCCACGGTTCTCTCGGGCCAATTCGCCGATCCCGCCCACGAACGCGACGTGGTCCGCGCCTTCCTCGTGCAGCAACTCGAATCACAAGGCGTGCACCTCGACGACGACGTCCTCGACGAGCTGCTCGCGGAGCGCCTCACCACCGAGTCGCACCGCTGCCGCATCCGCCCCCTCAGCGACGTCATCGCCGAGCATGCACTCACGCGCATCGATCTGCTGAAAATCGACGTCGAGAAAAGCGAACTCGATGTGCTCGCCGGCATCCGCGACGAGGACTACCCGAAGATCGCCCAAATGGTCATCGAGGTCCACGACACGAATGGGCGCCTCGCCCGCGTCACCGAGCTGCTTCACCGCCACGGCTACCGCACCACGGTCCTTCGCGATCCGCAGCTCACTACCACGGGCCTCTACAACGTGTACGCGCGCCGCCCCGATGCGCCGGAGACCGCATCCGTCGCACCGCCTCCGCGCTGGCGCGGTGCGACCCGCCTGCTCGCCGACGTGCGCACGTTCGCCGCCGAGCGACTCCCCTATTACATGCTTCCCACGCGCTGGACCTTGGTCGATCGCATTCCATTGACCCGCAATGGCAAGCGCGACGTGGTAGCCCTCTCCGAGCTCGCCGGGCAGCGCCCGAGCGCCCACGCCGAGTATGCTCCGCCGATCGGCAAAACGGAAACCGCCCTCGCGGAAATCTGGACCGAGATCCTCGGTGTAGACCGGGTCGGGCGTGCCGACAATTTCTTTGCGTTGGGAGGCCACTCGCTGCTGGCCACCCAAGTCGTCGGCCGCATCCGGGAGACGTGCCAGGTCTCCCTTCCCCTGCACCAAATCTTCTCCAACCCCACCTTGAGCGAGCTGGCGCAGGCCATCGAGCGATTGCCCATCGGGTAA
- a CDS encoding alpha/beta fold hydrolase, translated as MSAVQSSPWIPAGLPRAKDARPRLLCVHYSGKGASMFRDWPARLGDAAEVAAIQLPGREDRLRDKPIADIDTLLAELVPAVKPWVDAPFVLFGHCMGALLAAELAVALRRHCGVQPHALVLSSVIPSWQEKGSYDLSHLGDAALIRELRQRGSLTPKMLAEPALLTFILPSTRADSALCESIRAKGRPESPALDCPLALYAGRTDSRFEPEALRAWEAMSTGPARLTVFEGDHGFLDANPDAVIDAVRAELPGGGCP; from the coding sequence ATGAGCGCCGTGCAAAGTTCGCCGTGGATCCCTGCAGGGTTGCCTCGGGCGAAGGACGCGCGCCCGCGCTTGCTCTGTGTGCACTACTCCGGCAAGGGCGCCAGCATGTTCCGCGATTGGCCGGCACGCCTGGGCGACGCAGCGGAGGTCGCGGCGATTCAATTGCCCGGACGCGAGGACCGTTTGCGCGACAAGCCCATCGCCGACATCGACACGCTGCTTGCCGAGTTGGTCCCCGCGGTCAAACCCTGGGTCGATGCGCCGTTCGTCCTGTTCGGGCACTGCATGGGCGCGCTGCTCGCCGCGGAGTTGGCGGTGGCGTTGCGCCGCCACTGCGGCGTCCAGCCGCATGCTTTGGTGCTCTCCTCGGTCATCCCCTCCTGGCAGGAGAAAGGCTCGTACGATCTGAGCCACCTCGGCGACGCGGCCCTGATCCGCGAACTCCGGCAGCGAGGATCGCTCACGCCGAAGATGCTCGCCGAGCCGGCGCTGCTCACCTTCATTCTGCCGTCCACCCGCGCCGACTCGGCGCTGTGTGAGTCCATCCGCGCCAAGGGACGGCCGGAGAGCCCCGCCCTCGATTGTCCCCTCGCCCTGTACGCCGGGCGCACCGACAGCCGCTTCGAGCCGGAGGCGCTGCGCGCATGGGAGGCCATGAGCACCGGGCCCGCGCGGCTCACCGTCTTCGAGGGTGACCACGGCTTCCTGGACGCGAACCCCGACGCCGTCATCGATGCCGTGCGCGCGGAGCTACCCGGCGGAGGTTGCCCGTGA